One Gloeothece verrucosa PCC 7822 DNA window includes the following coding sequences:
- a CDS encoding MarC family protein, translated as MLKLSSIFILLFITLGPLKTIIPFVELTAHSDEKLCRRVALRATFASTLVVLILGLLGPLILENWGVSLPAVSITGGIILFVGSLQVMMKPSESSGNKGVAPETLSTSMLISRLVIPTIVTPPGIAAILALMVLSEKNQQLWLQIIGLLLLVMFLNLLIMLTARKLLAFLTVAGLRVIAWVFAVLQASLGAQVIINALRKLGALPIQ; from the coding sequence ATGCTGAAACTCTCATCTATTTTCATCCTATTGTTTATTACCCTAGGGCCGCTCAAAACGATTATCCCTTTTGTTGAATTAACTGCCCATAGCGACGAAAAACTTTGTCGGAGGGTGGCTTTGAGAGCAACTTTTGCATCAACCCTAGTAGTGCTGATTCTCGGTTTATTGGGTCCACTTATTTTGGAAAATTGGGGGGTTTCCTTGCCCGCCGTATCGATCACGGGAGGAATCATTCTCTTTGTGGGGTCTTTACAGGTAATGATGAAACCTTCTGAATCTTCTGGCAACAAGGGGGTAGCGCCAGAAACTTTGTCTACTTCCATGCTGATTTCTCGCCTCGTCATTCCCACCATTGTTACGCCTCCGGGCATTGCGGCGATTTTAGCTCTTATGGTATTGAGTGAGAAAAATCAGCAATTGTGGCTGCAAATTATCGGTTTATTGTTATTGGTAATGTTTTTGAATTTGTTAATTATGCTGACAGCCCGGAAATTGCTGGCTTTTTTAACGGTTGCCGGCTTGCGGGTGATCGCTTGGGTGTTCGCTGTTCTTCAGGCTTCTCTTGGAGCGCAAGTTATCATTAATGCCTTGCGGAAGCTTGGGGCTTTACCCATACAGTAG
- a CDS encoding ABC transporter ATP-binding protein, whose protein sequence is MSDTIIRVENLGKKYIIGHQQGGHSRYVALRDVLANSAKSVWKSIRQPKAARNNNREEFWALKDVSFEVKRGEAIGIIGRNGAGKSTLLKILSRITEPTRGRVTLEGRVASLLEVGTGFHPELTGRENIYLNGAILGMTKAEIKRKFDEIVAFAEVEKFLDTPVKRYSSGMYVRLAFAVAAHLEPEILVVDEVLAVGDAQFQKKCLGKMKDVSTQEGRTVLFVSHQMSMISSLCTKAVLLESGEISQVGLPSDVILSYYSSGYSSPAQVDFTKLNKPIGDDYAVLLEAYVKNAKGEITTEIDINETITIGMRYKVLVERGFNRVYPYPNCNVFASDGTHVFYSSIPNSELNPPTLGEYIAEFSIPSNLLNSGTYFVGLAFSCCDLGVKVHFYEQNALCFNIKENLEANLYNTRNGWSGVLPGIIHPKLKWKLKKQVGYF, encoded by the coding sequence ATGTCAGATACGATTATTAGGGTCGAAAATTTAGGGAAGAAGTATATTATTGGGCATCAGCAAGGCGGGCATTCCCGTTATGTTGCTTTGCGGGATGTTCTGGCTAATAGTGCTAAGTCCGTTTGGAAAAGCATCCGACAGCCAAAAGCCGCTAGAAATAATAACCGAGAGGAGTTTTGGGCGCTTAAAGATGTCTCTTTTGAGGTGAAGCGAGGAGAAGCCATCGGTATTATTGGGCGTAATGGGGCGGGAAAGTCCACCTTATTGAAGATTTTAAGCCGCATTACTGAACCCACAAGGGGACGAGTAACTCTTGAGGGAAGGGTAGCGAGTTTGTTAGAGGTGGGGACAGGGTTTCATCCAGAATTGACGGGGAGGGAAAATATTTACCTCAATGGGGCAATTTTGGGCATGACGAAAGCGGAAATTAAACGCAAGTTTGATGAGATTGTGGCTTTTGCCGAGGTAGAAAAGTTTTTGGATACGCCTGTTAAGCGCTATTCTTCGGGGATGTATGTGCGGCTGGCGTTTGCGGTGGCGGCGCATTTGGAACCGGAGATTTTAGTGGTAGATGAAGTGTTGGCGGTGGGGGATGCCCAGTTTCAGAAAAAGTGTTTAGGGAAGATGAAAGATGTTTCTACTCAAGAGGGACGAACTGTACTGTTTGTTAGTCATCAAATGAGCATGATCAGTTCCCTATGCACAAAAGCGGTTTTACTTGAAAGTGGAGAGATTAGTCAAGTTGGTTTACCTTCAGATGTGATTCTAAGTTATTACAGTAGTGGTTATTCATCCCCTGCTCAAGTTGATTTTACTAAACTAAATAAACCTATTGGTGATGATTATGCAGTTTTATTAGAAGCTTATGTTAAAAATGCTAAAGGAGAAATTACTACAGAAATAGATATTAATGAAACTATAACTATAGGAATGCGGTATAAAGTTTTAGTTGAAAGGGGATTTAATCGAGTTTATCCTTATCCTAACTGTAATGTTTTTGCATCTGATGGAACTCATGTCTTTTATTCTAGCATTCCGAATAGTGAATTAAATCCCCCGACTTTGGGGGAATATATAGCCGAGTTTTCTATTCCTAGCAACTTACTTAACAGTGGGACTTACTTTGTAGGACTTGCTTTTAGTTGTTGTGATTTAGGCGTTAAAGTTCATTTTTATGAACAAAATGCTTTGTGTTTTAATATTAAAGAAAATTTAGAAGCTAATCTTTATAATACCCGCAATGGATGGAGTGGCGTTCTTCCTGGCATCATTCATCCTAAATTGAAGTGGAAGCTCAAAAAACAGGTCGGTTATTTTTAA